A genome region from Natronosalvus rutilus includes the following:
- a CDS encoding TIGR04053 family radical SAM/SPASM domain-containing protein, with translation MPAPPGRRSIDTSKRPFVLIWEVTQACALACTHCRADAQPERHPDELSTADGKRLLEDASDFGDGQLVVLSGGDPLVRDDVPELIEYGTDLGLRMTITPSGTRSVTRDRIEALSEAGLRRMALSLDGATPESHDAFRGEAGSFAETIRAMKDARAAGVPVQINTTVCRQTVDELPAIRDLLADLGVVMWSVFFLVPVGRGRILEPISPEEADAVMSWLGEVSDSEPFGVKTTEAPQYRRVRLQERRESDIGTVDAAGLRRRSGIVAGDGFAFVSHVGEVFPSGFLPASAGNVREEPITAIYRDSALFRSLRDRGRLRGKCGACEFRTVCGGSRSRAYAYTGDPLESDPLCPYVPAEYDGPLPWDDPTSVPSAPSRPTDAD, from the coding sequence ATGCCAGCGCCACCCGGTCGCCGATCGATCGACACGTCGAAACGCCCGTTCGTGCTGATCTGGGAGGTAACCCAGGCTTGCGCACTTGCGTGCACCCACTGCCGGGCCGACGCCCAGCCAGAACGCCACCCCGACGAGTTGTCGACCGCCGACGGGAAGCGACTGCTCGAGGATGCGAGCGACTTCGGAGATGGCCAACTCGTGGTGCTCTCGGGTGGCGATCCGCTCGTCCGTGACGACGTCCCGGAACTGATCGAGTACGGGACCGACCTCGGCCTGCGGATGACGATCACGCCGAGCGGAACCCGGTCGGTCACGAGAGACCGCATCGAGGCACTCTCCGAGGCGGGACTTCGACGGATGGCGCTCAGCCTCGACGGTGCGACCCCCGAGAGCCACGACGCCTTCCGTGGCGAAGCCGGAAGCTTCGCGGAGACGATTCGGGCGATGAAGGACGCCCGCGCGGCCGGCGTTCCCGTCCAGATCAACACCACCGTCTGCCGACAGACCGTCGACGAACTCCCGGCGATCAGAGACTTGCTCGCCGACCTCGGCGTCGTCATGTGGAGCGTCTTCTTCCTCGTCCCCGTCGGACGCGGGCGAATCCTCGAGCCAATCTCCCCCGAGGAGGCCGACGCAGTCATGTCGTGGCTTGGCGAGGTCAGCGACAGCGAACCGTTCGGGGTCAAGACCACCGAGGCACCACAGTACCGACGCGTCCGTCTGCAAGAGCGACGGGAATCGGACATCGGAACGGTCGACGCCGCGGGCCTGCGACGCCGAAGCGGGATCGTCGCCGGCGACGGCTTCGCGTTCGTCAGCCACGTCGGGGAGGTCTTTCCGTCCGGCTTCCTTCCGGCGTCCGCCGGTAACGTCCGCGAGGAACCAATTACTGCCATCTATCGCGACTCGGCGCTGTTTCGATCCCTCCGCGATCGCGGTCGACTGCGCGGGAAGTGCGGAGCCTGTGAGTTCCGAACGGTCTGCGGCGGGAGTCGCTCTCGAGCCTACGCCTACACCGGCGACCCCCTCGAGAGCGACCCGCTGTGTCCGTACGTTCCTGCGGAGTACGACGGCCCGCTGCCGTGGGACGACCCGACGAGCGTTCCCTCGGCGCCCTCGAGGCCGACCGACGCTGATTGA
- the gcvPB gene encoding aminomethyl-transferring glycine dehydrogenase subunit GcvPB: MSDQGQERERGQDQDRDRERRRELEQGGEREQKEGQGRRYDQARYVSNGHYEPLLSEKDSTHVDVDDDSPLPDDLTRDSLELPELSEPELARHYTRLSQMIYGIDSGPYPLGSCTMKYNPKFTEDVAALDVAAVHPDRSSGSIQGTLELLHRLQDYLARIGGMDAVTLQPPAGAAGEFVGIRVASAYHEHNGDDERDEVIVPESAHGTNFATAALGGYDVVTLPSDDGGRVDLEALEAALSERTAALMLTNPNTLGLFERNITEIAEMVHDVGGLLYYDGANLNALLGRARPGDMGFDVMHYNVHKTFATPHGGGGPGAGPVGVVDELAPFLPEPRVRERGGEGGEGETEYELFAPEHSIGHVHGFQGNWLVLVKTFAYIARLGDDGLLDASAKAVLNANYLADQIDYEVPYGPFHHEFVASAGDQDAADVARRMLDFGVHPPTTKWPEIVPQALMTEPTEVESKETLDTLAEAFQQASASSDDELESAPNRTAVGRIDQTSAARNPRLSWQALQDTNSGEDSA, translated from the coding sequence ATGAGCGATCAGGGACAGGAACGGGAACGAGGGCAGGACCAGGATCGAGACCGGGAACGGAGACGAGAGCTCGAGCAGGGAGGGGAACGGGAACAGAAAGAGGGACAGGGTCGACGGTACGATCAGGCCAGATACGTCAGCAACGGCCACTACGAACCGCTCCTCTCGGAGAAAGACAGCACTCACGTCGACGTCGACGACGACTCGCCGCTGCCGGACGACCTGACCCGCGATTCCCTCGAGTTACCCGAACTCTCCGAACCGGAACTCGCGCGTCACTACACGCGCCTCTCCCAGATGATATACGGGATCGACAGCGGGCCGTACCCGCTGGGGTCGTGTACGATGAAGTACAACCCGAAGTTCACCGAGGACGTCGCCGCCCTCGACGTTGCAGCGGTCCACCCCGACCGCTCGTCGGGGTCGATTCAGGGAACGCTCGAGTTGCTCCACCGGCTACAAGATTACCTCGCGCGAATCGGCGGGATGGACGCCGTGACCCTCCAGCCGCCAGCTGGCGCGGCGGGCGAGTTCGTCGGCATTCGGGTCGCCAGCGCCTACCACGAGCACAACGGGGACGACGAGCGAGACGAGGTGATCGTCCCCGAGAGCGCCCACGGAACGAACTTCGCGACCGCAGCGTTGGGCGGGTACGACGTCGTCACGCTCCCGAGCGACGACGGCGGCCGCGTCGACCTCGAAGCCCTCGAGGCTGCCCTCTCCGAGCGAACGGCAGCGCTCATGCTGACGAACCCGAACACCCTCGGGTTGTTCGAGCGCAACATTACCGAAATCGCCGAGATGGTCCACGATGTCGGCGGCCTGCTGTACTACGATGGCGCGAACCTCAACGCCCTCCTCGGGCGAGCCCGTCCGGGGGACATGGGCTTCGACGTGATGCACTACAACGTCCACAAGACGTTCGCGACGCCCCACGGTGGCGGCGGGCCGGGTGCCGGGCCGGTCGGCGTCGTCGACGAGCTAGCGCCGTTCCTGCCCGAGCCTCGCGTTCGCGAGCGTGGCGGCGAGGGCGGGGAGGGCGAGACCGAGTACGAACTGTTCGCCCCCGAACACTCGATCGGTCACGTCCACGGCTTCCAGGGCAACTGGCTCGTCCTGGTCAAGACGTTCGCCTACATCGCCCGACTCGGCGACGACGGACTGCTCGACGCGAGCGCGAAGGCCGTCCTCAACGCGAACTACCTCGCCGACCAGATCGACTATGAGGTTCCCTACGGCCCCTTCCACCACGAGTTCGTCGCCAGCGCGGGCGATCAGGACGCGGCCGACGTCGCCAGACGGATGCTCGACTTCGGTGTCCACCCGCCAACGACGAAGTGGCCCGAAATCGTCCCGCAGGCGCTGATGACCGAACCAACCGAGGTCGAGAGCAAGGAAACGCTCGACACTCTCGCCGAGGCCTTTCAGCAGGCGTCAGCCTCGAGCGACGACGAACTCGAGTCCGCGCCCAACCGAACCGCCGTGGGCCGGATCGATCAGACGAGCGCAGCGCGAAACCCGCGGCTTTCATGGCAGGCGCTCCAGGATACCAACTCGGGCGAGGACTCAGCCTAA
- a CDS encoding TIGR04347 family pseudo-SAM/SPASM protein: MISISKLLCDLDAEGDGLRYDAADGSSKPQITTGKQRRPVVVWNATRRCNLHCAHCYAAAETEPAAGEFSTVEARRFLEQLADYDVPVVLFSGGEPLVRQDLPELVAYAADLGLRPVLSTNGTLITPEKASRLEAAGLQYAGISVDGLPERNDAFRGKEGAFDAAVRGIEACQSAGLKTGLRYTITEANAADLEGVVDLLTNVGVDRFCFYHLDYGGRGADITDIDLSPEATRDAVRRLCDLTLEYHDRGEEIETLLVGNYVDAPFLVEYAADRFGPERAETVYRHLERNGGDPTGERIADVDYEGNVHLTQFWQDYSLGNVRDRPFGDIWDDETNPLLADLRAREDHLTGRCSTCQYRSICRGGSRLRALSSESLFGPDPQCYLTETERHGELPIAR, translated from the coding sequence GTGATCTCGATCAGCAAGCTCCTCTGTGACCTGGACGCCGAGGGCGACGGACTGCGCTACGACGCCGCCGACGGCTCGAGCAAGCCCCAGATCACGACCGGAAAACAGCGCCGTCCGGTCGTCGTCTGGAACGCGACTCGTCGCTGTAATCTCCACTGCGCACACTGTTACGCGGCGGCCGAAACCGAGCCCGCAGCGGGCGAGTTCTCGACGGTCGAAGCCCGACGGTTCCTCGAGCAGTTAGCCGACTACGACGTCCCCGTCGTGCTCTTTTCCGGCGGGGAACCGCTCGTCAGGCAGGATCTCCCCGAACTCGTCGCGTACGCCGCGGACCTCGGCCTTCGGCCCGTCCTCTCGACGAACGGGACCCTCATCACGCCCGAGAAAGCGTCTCGACTCGAGGCCGCCGGACTGCAGTACGCCGGCATCTCCGTCGACGGCCTTCCGGAGCGAAACGACGCGTTCCGGGGAAAGGAGGGGGCCTTCGACGCCGCCGTCCGGGGAATCGAGGCCTGTCAGTCCGCCGGGCTCAAGACCGGACTGCGGTACACGATCACTGAGGCGAACGCTGCCGACCTCGAGGGAGTCGTCGACCTGCTGACCAACGTGGGGGTCGATCGGTTCTGCTTCTACCACCTCGATTACGGCGGGCGCGGCGCCGACATTACCGACATCGACCTCAGCCCCGAGGCGACCCGTGACGCGGTGAGGCGACTCTGCGATCTGACGCTGGAGTACCACGACCGCGGCGAGGAAATCGAGACCCTGCTGGTCGGCAACTACGTCGACGCGCCCTTCCTCGTCGAGTACGCCGCCGACCGTTTCGGCCCCGAGAGAGCCGAAACCGTCTACCGCCACCTCGAGCGAAACGGAGGCGATCCGACGGGCGAGCGCATCGCGGACGTCGACTACGAGGGCAACGTTCACCTGACCCAGTTCTGGCAGGACTACAGCCTGGGTAACGTTCGCGACCGACCGTTTGGCGACATCTGGGACGACGAGACGAATCCGCTACTCGCCGATCTTCGAGCGCGCGAGGACCACCTCACCGGCCGGTGTTCGACGTGCCAGTATCGGTCGATCTGTCGCGGTGGATCTCGATTGCGGGCGCTCTCGAGTGAGTCCCTCTTCGGACCCGATCCGCAGTGTTATCTCACCGAAACTGAGCGTCACGGCGAGTTGCCGATCGCTCGTTGA
- a CDS encoding HEWD family protein, whose product MSVQMQKPTTRVCERCGRTERWDNSQSAWQHASDSDRGHPHCIHEWDINGSFTPYE is encoded by the coding sequence ATGAGCGTCCAGATGCAGAAACCAACGACGCGGGTATGCGAACGCTGTGGCCGGACGGAGCGCTGGGACAACAGCCAGTCCGCCTGGCAACACGCATCCGATAGCGACCGCGGTCACCCACACTGTATTCACGAGTGGGACATCAACGGTTCGTTCACCCCCTACGAGTAA
- a CDS encoding helix-turn-helix domain-containing protein: MNALNETIRVEIDVRTPSTCPVAAASETTGAPVETVTRASGRNMGPHVDEEFTIASDATVDLETYDAVEGADRIFDLDSHAVYRFTRSAASPCVCDRIEELGWPVSDISAENGSLLVTCYVDDQAGFAALMSDLQDRFGDVRVRRLLRSESDGNGNGPLVLEVDSLTARQREVLETAHEMGYFEYPRESNAGDVAEALGITRSTFGEHLAAAQRKVLQTLG; encoded by the coding sequence ATGAACGCTTTGAACGAGACCATTCGCGTCGAGATCGACGTCCGGACGCCGTCGACCTGTCCGGTCGCTGCGGCCTCCGAGACGACTGGCGCCCCCGTCGAGACCGTGACGCGGGCATCCGGGCGAAACATGGGGCCGCACGTCGACGAGGAGTTCACCATCGCGAGCGACGCTACCGTCGACCTCGAGACGTACGACGCGGTCGAGGGCGCCGACCGAATTTTCGACCTCGATTCGCACGCCGTCTATCGGTTCACTCGCTCGGCAGCGTCGCCGTGCGTCTGTGACCGCATCGAGGAACTCGGCTGGCCAGTCTCGGATATCAGCGCTGAGAACGGGTCGCTGCTGGTCACCTGTTACGTCGACGATCAGGCCGGATTCGCGGCCCTCATGTCGGACCTCCAGGACCGATTTGGGGACGTCCGCGTTCGACGACTGCTTCGCTCTGAGAGCGACGGCAACGGTAACGGACCACTCGTCCTCGAGGTCGACTCCCTGACCGCCCGACAACGGGAGGTCCTCGAGACGGCCCACGAGATGGGGTACTTCGAGTATCCCCGCGAGTCGAACGCCGGGGACGTGGCCGAGGCGCTCGGAATCACGCGCTCGACGTTCGGCGAACACCTCGCGGCGGCTCAGCGAAAAGTCCTGCAGACGTTAGGCTGA
- a CDS encoding Htur_1727 family rSAM-partnered candidate RiPP, with amino-acid sequence MVESIRRERVAGDRRGTPLPQWEVFLRENRDKRLHHVGSVSATSAEEAVENASRLFGRYAADLWVCPAEAVGRYSTRPLSTASCSPDEAPDREVSSKPRVSEESDGVPRVNDS; translated from the coding sequence ATGGTCGAATCTATACGTCGCGAGCGAGTGGCGGGGGATCGCCGCGGAACGCCGCTCCCACAGTGGGAGGTCTTCCTTCGGGAGAATCGAGACAAGCGCCTTCATCACGTCGGCAGCGTTTCGGCGACGAGCGCCGAGGAGGCCGTCGAAAACGCCTCGCGGCTCTTCGGCCGGTACGCCGCGGACCTCTGGGTGTGCCCGGCCGAGGCGGTCGGGCGGTACTCGACGCGCCCGCTGTCCACCGCATCCTGCTCGCCGGACGAGGCGCCGGATCGCGAAGTTTCGTCCAAACCTCGCGTTTCCGAGGAAAGCGACGGAGTCCCGCGGGTGAACGACTCGTGA